Genomic segment of Arthrobacter antioxidans:
CGATCGACGAGAACGCCGGGTTCCGCCACGCGGACCATGCCGCGCTCGAGGACACGGACTCCACCGATCCGCTCGAGGCCAAGGCCAAGGAGCACGACCTCAACTACGTCAAGCTCGACGGCGAAGTCGGCATCATCGGTAACGGCGCCGGGCTCGTCATGTCCACCCTCGACGTCGTCGCCTACGCCGGCGAGGCCCACGGCGGCGTGCTGCCCGCCAACTTCCTCGACATCGGCGGCGGAGCCTCGGCCGAGGTCATGGCCGCCGGCCTCGACGTCATCCTCAACGATGCGCAGGTCAAGAGCGTCTTCGTGAACGTCTTCGGCGGCATCACCGCGTGCGACGCCGTCGCCAACGGCATCGTCAAGGCCCTCGAGATGCTCGGCGACGAGGCCAACAAGCCCCTCGTGGTGCGCCTCGACGGCAACAACGTCGAGGAGGGCCGCCGCATCCTCGCCGACGCCAACCACCCGCTGGTCACGCTCGCCGACACCATGGACGAAGGCGCCGACAAGGCCGCCGCGCTGGCCAACGGAAAGTAAAGGGTTCCCCACATGTCTATCTACCTCAACAAGGACTCCAGGGTCATCGTCCAGGGCATCACCGGCGGCGAGGGCACCAAGCACACCGCCCTCATGCTGAAGGCCGGGACCCAGGTGGTCGGCGGCGTCAACGCCCGCAAGGCAGGCACCACCGTGACCCACGGCGACGTCACCCTCCCCGTGTACGGCACGGTCGAGGAGGCGAAGAAGGAGACCGGCGCCGACGTGTCGATCGTCTTCGTCCCGCCGGCCTTCACGAAGGACGCCGTCGTCGAGGCCATCGAGGCCGGCATCGGGCTTGTCGTGGTCATCACCGAGGGTGTCCCCGTGCAGGACTCGGCCGAGTTCTGGGCCCTCGCCCAGTCGAAGGTCGACGCCGACGGTCGGCAGATCACCCGCATCATCGGCCCCAACTGCCCGGGCATCATCACGCCCGGCGAGTCCCTCGTGGGCATCACCCCGGCGAACATCACGGGCAAGGGCGGCGTGGGCCTCGTCTCGAAGTCCGGCACGCTGACCTACCAGATGATGTTCGAGCTCCGTGACCTCGGCTTCTCGACGGCCATCGGCATCGGCGGCGACCCCGTCATCGGGACCACGCACATCGACGCCCTCGCGGCGTTCGAAGCGGACCCCGAGACCAAGGCCATCGTCATGATCGGCGAGATCGGCGGGGACGCCGAAGAGCGCGCCGCCGAGTTCATCAAGGCGAACGTCACCAAGCCCGTGGTCGGCTACGTCGCGGGCTTCACGGCTCCCGAGGGCAAGACCATGGGCCATGCCGGCGCGATCGTCTCCGGTTCGGCCGGGACCGCGCAGGCCAAGAAGGAAGCCCTGGAGGCTGCCGGCGTCAAGGTCGGCAAGACGCCGTCCGAGACCGCCAAGCTCCTCCGCGAGGTCTACGCGACACTCTGATCCCCGTGATCCGACAAGCCTCCTCCGCATGCATGCGGGGGAGGCTTTCGCGTGGGAGGGACCGGTGGCCCCATCACCGGAACCAGGGGACGATCACCAGCAGGAGTTGAGGGCATGAGCAGCCTGACCAGGAACGGCACCGCCGTCACGGCGGTCGACGACGGGCACCGGCAGCGCCGACACCTCCGACGCGCCACCTGGGTGGCGACCCTCGGCGGCCTGCTGTTCGGGTTCGACACCGGCGTCATCAACGGCGCGCTGCCGTTCATGGTGGACGATCTCCGCCTCACGGCCTTCACCGAAGGCCTCGTTGCGAGCTCGCTCGTCTTCGGCGCCGCGTTCGGTGCCCTCGCCGGGGGCCGGCTCGCCGACGCCTACGGACGGCGCCGGATGCTCATGGTGCTCGCGGCCGTCTTCCTCGGGGGAACGCTCGGCTCCGCCCTCGCCCCCGATGTCACGGTCATGGTCGCCTCGCGGCTCGTCCTCGGGCTGGCGGTCGGCGGGGCCTCGGTGCTCGTCCCGATCTTCCTCGCCGAACTCTCCCCGGCCGCCCGCCGCGGGCAGGTGGTGACCCGCAACGAGCTCATGATCGTGACGGGCCAGCTCCTGGCGTTCAGCAGCAGCGCCTTCCTCGGCAGCTTCTTCGGTGACAGCCACGGCATCTGGCGGTGGATGCTCGTCCTGGCCACGCTGCCGGCCATCGGCCTCTGGATCGGTATGTACTTCGTGCCGGAGAGCCCCCGCTGGCTCGCGGCGCGGGGCGCGTTCGGGTCCGCCCTGCGGGTCCTGGAGACCCTCCGCCCGCCGGCCGCCGCGCAGGGCGAGTTCGCCGCACTCAAGGCGCTGGCCGTCGAGGACCGCGGGCAGGACCGCGCGAGCATCCGCGACCTGCGCCAGCCCTGGCTCCGCCGCATCGTCGTCGTCGGCCTCGGTCTCGCCGTCATCCAGCAGATCACCGGCGTGAACTCGATCATGTACTACGGGACGCGGATCCTCGAGGTCGCAGGGTTCGGGACGCAGGCCGCGCTCACCGCGAACATCGCCAACGGGATCATCTCCGTCGCGGCGACCTTCGTCGGCATCTGGCTGCTCGGCCGGGTGGGGCGCCGCCCCATGATCCTCGTCGGGCAGATCGGGACGACGTCGGCCCTGCTCGCCATCGGCCTCGTCTCCCTCCTGGTGCCCGAGGGCACGACCCGGGGCTTCCTGGTCCTGGCCCTCACCGTCACCTTCCTGGCCTTCCAGCAGGGCGCGATCTCCCCGGTGACCTGGCTCATGCTGTCCGAGATCTTCCCCATGCGGCTGCGGGGCCTCGGCATGGGCGCGGCGGTCTTCGTCCTGTGGATGGTCAATTTCGCTGTCAGCCTCAGCTTCCCGATCCTCATGGACGCCATCGGCATCTCGTACACCTTCTTCGTGTTCGTGGTCCTCGGTGTCGCCGCGATCGTCTTCGCCCGCCGCCACATCCCCGAGACCCGCGGGAAGAGCCTGGAGGAACTGGAGCACCAGTTCAAGGAGGCGGTGGACGGGCGGCGGCGGTAGAGCCCGCCCGTGCGCGGCTTGTAAGGTGACCGAAGGGGACAATCGATTGCGTCAAGCAAGCTTCTAGGAGATCACCATGCGCGCCACCATCATCCACGGGCCCGGCGACATCCGGGTCGAGGACCGGGACTACCCGAGCATCATCCGTCCCACGGACGCCGTCGTGAAGGTCACGGCATCCTGCGTCTGCGGCTCCGACCTCTGGCCGTACCGCGGGGTCCGGCCCACGAAGGAACCCAAGGCCATCGGCCACGAGTTCGTCGGCGTCGTGGAGTCGGTGGGCGACGACGTCCGCGACGTCGCAGTAGGCGACTTCGTGATCGCGCCGTTCGTGGACAGCTGCGGCACGTGCCCGCAGTGCCTCAACGGCGTGACCGTGGCATGCGACCACCTGGTGGGCTGGGGCAGCACCGACGAGCACGGCGACTTCGTGCAGGGCGCCCAGGGCGAAGCCGTGCGTGTCCCGCAGGCCGACGGCACCCTGCGGAAGGTGGACGGCGTGACCGAGCCCGACGCCGCCCTGACGGCGAGCCTGCTGACCCTCTCCGACGTGATGTCCACCGGCCACCACGCCGCGGTGTCCGCGAACGTGGGCCCGGACAGCACCGTCGTCGTCGTGGGCGACGGCGCCGTGGGCCTGTGCGGGGTCCTCGCCGCGAAGCGCCTGGGGGCCGGGCGCATCATCGCCATGTCACGCCACGCCGACCGGCAGGAGCTCGCCCGCGAGTTCGGCGCCACGGACATCGTCGCCGAGCGCGGCGACGAGGGCGTGGAGAAGGTGCGCGAGCTGCTCGGGGGAGTCCTCGCCGACTCCGTCCTCGAATGCGTGGGCACGAAGGAGTCGATGGACCAGGCGCTGCGCAGCACGCGCCCCGGTGGACACCTGGGCTTCGTCGGCGTCCCCGCCGGCGGACCGGAACTGCCCATCGGCGTGCTCTTCGCGAAGAACATCACCGTGGGCGGCGGGATGGCGCCGGCCCACACCTACATCCCGGAACTGCTGAAGGACGTCCTCGACGGGACGATCAACCCGGGCCGCGTCTTCGACGTCGAGATGCCCCTCGAGGACGCCGCGGAGGCCTACAAGGCCATGGACGAGCGCCGCGCCATCAAGGTGCTCCTGAAGCCCTGACCGCAGCACGCTCCGACGCCGAAGGGTCCTCCTCGCGGGGGCCCTTCGGCGTCGGACCCCGGGAGCGGGCAGAATGAGGGTATGACGACGACGCCCGGCACGGATTCCGCCTACCTCATCTCCAGGGAACGCCTCATCGCGGCGCCCGCCGACCGCATCTTCGAGGTCCTCGCGACACCGGCGCTGCACAGTGTCATCGACGGGTCCGGGACGGTCCGCGGCGAGCAGCCCAACGGGCCGGCCCGCCTGTCGCTGGGCGCGAAGTTCGGGATGGACATGACGATGGGCGCCTCCTACAAGATCCTGAACCGTGTGGTCGAGTTCGAGGAGGGTCGCCGGATCGCCTGGCGGCACTTCTCCGCCCACGTCTGGCGGTACACGCTCGAACCCCGGGACGGCGGGACGCTCGTGCGCGAGGAGTGGGACGGACGCGCCGTGCGGTGGCGGTTCGTGTTCAGGCTCACGGGCTTCACGCGCCGGCACCCCGCGAGCATCGAGGCGACCCTCGGGAAACTCGAGGACTACGTCCTGCAGCAGCACGACCCCGCGTAGGCGCGTCCCGGGCGGACGCCCCGTTCCTCACGGGGTGCGCAGTTCCTCCGGGTGCACGACGATGTCCACCAGGGCGCCGTTGCGCCACACCGTCATCTCCATGCGGCGGCCGATCGCCGTCTCCACCATCAGCCGCTGGATGCCCGTCGCGCTGCGGACCGCGGCGTGGTCGAGTGACACGACCACGTCACCGGCCCGTGCCCCGGCGCCCGCGGCAGGACTGCCCGCGACGACGGAGGCCACCTGCATCCCGGTGCGCGATCCGACCCGGGCCGCGAGCTCGGGGGAGAGGGTGATCTGGGCTCCGACCACCCCCAGCCATGCACGCCGCACCCGGCCCCGGGTGATGAGCGCGTCGATGATCTCACGGGTGGTCGGGTTGATCGGCACGGCCAGGCCGAGCCCTATGCCGGCGACGGCGGTGTTGACGCCGACCATGCGGCCGGCGCTGTCGGCGAGCACGCCTCCGCTGTTGCCCGGATTCAGGATCGCGTCGGTCTGGATGACCTCGTCCACGACGCGCCCCGACAGCGTGGGCAGCGATCTGCCGAGCGCGGACACGATCCCCGCGGTCACGCTGCCTGCCAGCCCGAGCGGGTTGCCGAGAGCGACCACGAGCTGCCCCACGCGGAGCCTGGTCGCATCCCCCCACGGCACCGGCGGGGGAGTGCTGCCCTCCGCTGCGAGGACGGCGAGGTCCGACAACGGATCCCTGCCGACGACGCGTGCGGGGAGGACGGATCCGTCGCCGAACGCGACCTCGGTCCGCTGCGCGCCGGCGACCACATGCGCGCTCGTCAGCAGGTGGCCTTCCGTGGAGATGACGGACGCGCTGCCTGCCCCCGCGCCGCGGGCGGTACGCACCGAGACCGCCGCCACCGATGGCAGTGTCGACTCGGCGATCCGCACGACCGCCGCCGAGTACGCGTCGAGAGCGTCCTGCTCGTCCATACGGACCATTGCAGCACCGCCGCGATCGCCGGGGAACGGCGTTCGCGCAGGGCGCACGCGGTTCCCCGGCTCCTTCCGATCCGGCCGGTGCGCGGGGTCATGCCACAGAGGTGCCGAACAGCAGGCCGAGTCCGTAGGTCACCGCGGCGGCGCCGAGCCCGATGCCCAGCTGCCGCAGCGCCAGCCGCAGCGGCGAGGCGCCGGACAGGAGGGCGACGACGGCGCCGGTCGCCATCAGCGCCAGTCCCACGAGCATGCAGGCGACGACGACGGCGAGCATGCCGCTCAGGCCCAGCAGGTACGGCAGGACCGGGATGATCGCCCCGGAGGCGAAGAAGCAGAAGCTCGAGGCGGCGGCCCCGAGGCCGGTGCCGACCGTCTCGTGCTCGTCGACGGCGTCGTCCTCCTCGGGCTGGAGCGAGAAGCTCGGGTCGCAGTCGCAGCCGAGCAGGCCCAGGCGTTCCGACGCGCGGTGCTCCGCGGCGGCGGGCGTCATCCCCCTCGCCCGGTACACCAGCACGAGCTCGTTCGCGGCGATGTCGAGTTCCTTGGCCGCCGTCAGTGTGATCTGCGTGGGGCGCGTGGCGGACAGGAGCTCGCGCTGGGACCGGACGGACACGTACTCGCCGGCACCCATCGAGAGCGCGCCCGCGAGCAGGCCGGCCAGCCCGCTGAACAGGATGAACGACGTCGAGACGCCGGTCGCGCCGATGCCCATGACCAGTGCGAGGTTGCTGACGAGGCCGTCGTTCGCGCCGAACACCGCGGCACGGAAGTTGCCCGAGAGCCGGTTGCGGCCGCGGGTCGCGAGGCCGCGCACCACCTCCTCGTGGATCTGTTCGTCGGCGACCATCGCGCTCGTGGCCGAAGGCTCGGACGCGTAGGGGGAGCGGCCCTCGGCCCGCTGGGCGAGGGCGAGGACGAAGACGGAGCCGAAGCGCCGTGCGAGCACGCCCAGGAGCCTGTTGCGGACGGAGGGCCGCAGGGGCCGTCCGGCGTCGTCGCCGAGGAGTTCGAGCCAGTGCGCCTCGTGGCGGCCCTCGGCCTCCGCGAGGCCGAGCAGGATCTCGCGCTCCTCGCCGGTCCTGCGCCGGGCGAGATCGCGGTAGGTGGCGGCCTCGGCGCGCTCGTCCGCGAGGTACTGGCGCCAGCGCTTCACGTCGTCGCGGGACGGGGGGCGTGCGGGCGTGTTCTCGGGGTCGTTCCGGGGGGTGTTCAAGGGGATGCTCCGGTTGCTCGGGCATGTGCGCACCCCGGTCCGAAGCGGAAGACTTCGGCCGGGACCACAGATGCGTCATATCGGCCGAAGGTCTCGCTCGCCGGTTCCACCGGTGGACTGCCGGGCGCCGATGGCGCCAGTATGTCGACAGGCCGCGCACCCATGGGTGCGGAGCTACTCCCCTTCGACCGACAATGCTACCGGATGGGGCGGTGTCCGTCGTCGCCGGCTCCCGGGGCGCCGGCGGTATGTTCGAGTACAGGAACGCACCGACCGCGCGATACAGTCGGACGGATAACAGAAAGCAGGCTTATGGATCTGGCAGCCCGCCCCTGGGTCGAAAGCTATGCGCCGGGTGTGCCCCGGTCCTTCAGCGTGCCCGAGGGCACGCTGTCCGACCTCCTCGACGCGTCGGTGGCGGCCCACGGCCCCCGCGCGGCCCTCGAGTTCTTCGGCGCCACGACGACCTACGAGGAGCTGGGCGCCGCGGTGGCCCGCGCGGCGGCGGGCCTGCGGTCCCTCGGCGTCTCGGCGGGGGATCGCGTGGCCCTCGTGCTGCCGAACTGCCCCCAGCACATCGTCGCCTTCTACGCGGTGCTCCGCCTCGGCGCGATCGTCGTCGAGCACAATCCGCTCTACACGGACCGCGAGCTGCGGCACCAGTTCGAGGACCACGGCGCCACGGTGGCGGTCGTGTGGGACAGGGTGGTGCCGCGCGTGCAGCGGCTGCCGGCCGACATCCCCGTGACCTCCGTGGTGTCGGTGGACCTCATCGGGGCCATGCCCGTCTCGCGCCGGCTCGCGCTGAAGCTGCCCCTACGCCGCGCGCGGGAGGCGAAGGCCGCGCTCACCACCGAGGAGAAGCTGACCGGCCCCCGGAAGGTCATCGCCTGGCGGGAGCTGCTCCATCACCGGCCGCTGCCGGACCGGCACCCCCGGCCCTCGGCGGAGGACACGGCGGTCCTGCAGTACACGAGCGGCACCACGGGCGTGCCCAAGGGTGCCATCCTCACGCACCGGAACCTGCTGGCGAACGCGGCCCAGGGGCGGGCCTGGGTGCCGGGCCTCGACGAGGGCCGCGAGACCGTCTACGCCGTCCTGCCCATGTTCCACGCCTACGGGCTGACGCTGTGCGTGACCTTCGCCGTGAGCATCGGCGCGAAGCTCGTCCTGTTCCCGCGCTTCGACGTGCCGCTGGTGCTCGACGCCGTCCGGAGGAGCCCGCCCACGTTCCTGCCGGCCGTGCCCCCCATCTACGACCGGCTCGCGGCCGGCGCGGCCGAGCGCGGGGTGGATCTCAGCAGTATCCGGTTCGCGATCTCCGGGGCCATGAACCTCCCGCAGGCCACGGTGGAGACCTGGGAGGCGGCCACGGGCGGCTACCTCATCGAGGGGTACGGGCTCACGGAGACGTCCCCCATCTCGGCCGGCAATCCGATCGGCCCCACCCGGAGGCCCGGCACGATCGGGGTGCCGTTCCCCGGGACCGACGTCCGCATCGTCGATCCGGAGGACCCTCGCACGGACCGCGCCCCGGGCGAGGCGGGGGAGCTGCTCCTGAAGGGCCCCCAGGTGTTCCAGGGCTACTGGCGGCGACCGGACGAGACCGAGGACACCCTGCTCGACGGCGGCTGGTTCCGGACGGGGGACATCGTCCGGATGGACGACGACGGCTTCCTGACGATCGTGGACCGCATCAAGGAACTCATCATCACGGGCGGTTTCAACGTCTCGCCGAGCGAGGTGGAGGGCATCCTGCGGACGCACCCCAGCGTCGCCGACACCGCCGTGGTGGGACTCCCGCGAGCCGGCGGAGGCGAGGACGTGGCCGCCGCCGTCGTCCTCGCGCCGGGCGCCGCCCTCGACGTCGAGGCCCTCCGGGCTTCATGTCGCGGCGCGCTCGCCGCCTACAAGGTCCCCCGCATCATCGTGCAGATGGAGGACCTGCCCCGATCGCTGATCGGCAAGGTCCTCCGCCGCGAGGTGCGCTCCCAACTGATCAACGATGGCCATCGGGCCGAAGGAAAAGGTGACGGTCGATGACCGAGTCAACCGACGTGCGGGCGGCAACGCCCCCCGCGAAGGGCCCCTGGCGTGACAGCCTCGGGAACGCCAGCATCCGGGCGGCGCAGGTGCTCCTGCTGCTGATCCTGGGCGTGGTGGCCGTGTACGCACTGATCCAGGTGCAGCTCGTGGTGATCCCGATGCTGCTCGCGATCATCCTCGCGGCCGCGATCGGGCCCTTCGTGAACTGGCTCCGACGGAAGGGCTGGGGCCCGTCCACCGCCACCACCGCGGCCTTCCTGCTGCTCCTGCTCGTCTTCGGCGGGCTCATCACCGGCATCGTGTTCGCCGTCGTCGGGCAGGCCGGTGAGCTCGTGTCCTCCGCGACGGAGGGCTTCGACGAGCTCTACGCGTTCGCGCAGAACGGCCCCATCCCGATCGACGACGCGCAGATCCAGCAGGCGCGGGACGCGGCGGTCGACTTCGCCACGAGCAGTACCGTGGGTGCAGGTGCCATCTCGGGCCTCAGTGCGGCAGGGAACTTCTTCGCGGGCGGCCTGCTCATGGTGGTCATCCTGTTCTTCTTCCTCAAGGACGGCGAGAAGATCTGGGCGTTCATGTTGCGCGCCTTCAAGGGCAAGCGCCTCGTCAAGGCCCGTCGGGTCGGTTACAGCAGCATGGCCGTCCTGGGCGGCTACGTGCGCGGTACGGCGATCGTGGCTCTCGTCGACTCCGTGTTCATCGGCGGTGCGCTGCTGGTCCTCGGGGTCCCGCTCGCCCTCCCGCTGGCCGCGATCGTCTTCGTCGGCGCCTTCATCCCCCTCGTCGGGGCGACGCTCGCCGGTGTCCTCGCGGCCCTGATCGCGCTCGTGGCCAACGGACCATTCGTCGCGCTCATCGTCATCATCGTGGTCATCGTGGTCAACCAGCTCGAGGGCAACTTCCTGCAGCCCGTGGTCATGGGCCGCACGCTGCAGGTGCACGCCCTCGTCATCCTGTTCGCCCTGACCGCCGGCACCATCCTGGCGGGCATCATCGGTGCCATCCTCTCCGTCCCGGTCGCCGCGGTCATCTGGGCGGCCATCAAGGCCTGGAACGGGGAGAAGGACGAGGAGATCACCCGGGAGGAGGTCGAGGACGCCGAGGTGCAGACGGCCCTCGACGAGACGGGCCACGGCCTGAGTTCGACCCCCAAGGAGGAGCAGGAGGCCAAGAAGGCGGCCGCCCTGGCGGCCATCGACGACGCCGACGAGCGCCCCACCGCGCAGGGGCGCAGGACCGAAGGGCTCGACGACGATGACGACGGCCTGCCCACCGGCCCGGCCGGCAGCGCCGATGACGCCGGTCCCGCCGGCCGTCACCGGGGATCGTCCTCCGTGGGACACTGAGGCCTCAGGCTCCCCCGTCGACGAAGGAAGGGCTCCCGGCCGCGGCCGGGAGCCCTTCTCGCGTCCGACCGTCAGCGTGCCGCGGTCACCGGCACATCCTCCGGCACGTCGCCGGCGACCCGGCGGTCCCACGCCTCCATGACGACCGGATCCGTGGCCCGGGTGCCCAGCGAGACCGCGACGTAGACGATCGCGGACACCCCGAGACCCCAGTAGATCGGCTCGTTCGCATAGACGCCGTCGTACTGGTTCTCCGCGGTGAGCTCGAGGTAGGCCATGACGCCGAGGGTGACGAGCGTGCCCGCCGCCATGGACACGCCGGCGCCGATCCCGTTGCCGCGGCGCCACAGCAGGCCGCCGAGGATCGCGACGAGGAGCCCTCCCACGAGGATGTCGTACGCGATGGTCAGGGCGGCCACGACGTCCTGGACGACCACCGCGAGCATGATCGCCACGACACCGAGACCGAGGACCCACCAGCGGCTCGATGCGACGTCGTGCTCGGACGTCGGGCGCTCGCCGCCGCCCTTCCCGAACCAGCCGGCCACGAACGGCACCACGTCGGTCCGTGCCACGGTGGCGGCGGCGATCAGCGCGCCGGACGCCGTCGACATCATCGCGGCGACGGCGGCCGCGAGGACCAGCCCGCCGATGCCGATCGGCAGGACGTTCAGGGCGATGTCCGCGTAGACGTCGTCCTTCGACTCGATCGCGGGTAGGACGACGCTGGCGCTCATGCCGATCACGGCGCCGGCGACGCCGTAGAGGATGCAGTAGACGCCGGCGGCGGAACCGCCCCAGCGGGCGATCTCCGGCGTCCGGGAGGTGAAGACGCGCTGCCAGATGTCCTGCCCGATCAGCAGGCCCAGCGTGTAGACCACGAAGTAGGTGACGATGCTCTGTGCGCCGATGCCGGTGATGCTGAAGAACTCGTCGCCGGCGCGGTCGGCGATGCCGTCGAAGCCGCCGGCGGCAGCGAGGGAGAAGGGCAGCATGAGGGCGAAGACGCCGATGGTCTTGATCACGAACTGGGCCATGTCGGCGAGGGTGATGGACCACATGCCGCCGATCGTGGAGTAGATGAGGACGATCGTTCCGCCGACGGCGATGGACAGCGCGCGGTCCCAGCCGAAGAGCACCACGAAGATCGTGGCGTAGGCGCCCGTCGACGTGGCGCAGAGCATGAGGGTGTAGGCGAGCATGACGATCCCGGACACCCGCGTGGCGCGGTGGCCGTACCGCAGGGTGAGCATCTGCGAGACGGTGTAGATCTTCAGCTTCTGGATGGTGGGCGCGAAGAGGAGGCTGAGCAGCAGGACGCCGGTGCCGATGGCCACGACGAGCCACATGCCGGAGATGCCGTACTGGTAGCCGAGCCCCACCCCGCCCACGGTGGAGGCGCCGCCCAGGACGACGGCGGCCATGGTGCCGGTGTAGAGGAACGGTCCGAGGCGCCGTCCGGCCACGAGGTAGTCGCTGGCGTTGCGGGTGCGGGACTTGCCCCACCACCCGAAGCCGAGCATGGCAACGAGATAGGCCACTACGATGGCGATGTTGAGTGCTTGCATGAGTGAGTCCTTTGGTGGGCTGGACCGATCGGGTGCCCTAGGGGCAACTATTGTTGCCCTGTAAGCTACTCGTGACGCGGCTCACGCGCCAATCGTGGCACGCGCGCAGGCCGTCCGCCCCCGCGGCGTGAGGGCTGCCGCCGTAGGAGAGGACACGCATGAAGGCCCTGCCCGTCGAACCCACCAACGCTCCGGTGGCCATCGGATCCCGGATCCGTGCCGCACGGCAGTCCCAGCGCATGACCATCGAGCAGGTCGCCGACTCCACGGGCCTGACGAAGGGGTTCCTGAGCAGGGTGGAGCGGGACCTGACGTCGCCGTCCGTCGCCTCGCTCGTGACGCTGTGCCAGGTGCTGTCGATCTCCGTGGGGGACCTGTTCCTGGTGCCCGAGACCCACCTGACGCGGCTCGCGGACGCCCCCCGGATCAGCCTGGGCGGGCAGGGCATCAACGAACGGCTCCTGACGGCGCGCTCGGAGCGCCGGCTCCAGGTGATCCGCGCCGTCGTCGAACCCCATGGTCGGGGCGAGGACGAGCTCTACGCGGTGGACTGCGAGGTGGAGACCCTGCACGTGGTCGAGGGGCGCTTCGTGCTGATCTTCCCGAACGACCGCTACGACCTCGGCGCCGGCGACACCCTCACCTTCCCGGGCAGGGAGCCCCACACGTGGCTCAACCCGGACGGCCGGGAGGCCGTGGTGCTGTGGACGCTCGTCCCGGCGGCCTCCGGGAAGTAACGCCTCCGGGAAACAGCGCCTCCGGGCAGGACTGACTCCCGGCGCGCCTCAGCCCACGTGGACCCAGGGGCGCTTCGTCACGTCCGGCTCCGCGGCGCGCAGCACCTCACGCGTGACCGGGGCGATCTCGCCCTCACCGGTGAACAGGAACTTGAAGAGGTTGGCCACGGGGTCCCCCTCCGTCCACCGGAAGTAGACGTGCGGCATGAGCCCGGTGACGTCCCGGATGTGCAGCATCACGGCCGCGATGGTGTTCGGGACGTTGGAGCTGTGGACCTCGAGGACGCGGTACCCGTGCCGCACCACGCCGCGCACGCGCAGCTCCGTCTCGAAGTCGGACGAATCGTCCACGGTCACCTCGATGAACAGGGGTCGTGCGGTGGTGGGGACGTGCGAGACCCTGCACGCGTGCTGGAGCTTGTGGCGGTAGGCGGCGCTGCTGAGCCGCTTCGGCTCGTGGGCGATCAGCAGGATGTCGCCGTCGTCCTGCCCGCTGACGAAGGAGAGCGCGGCCTCGTCCATCCGGATGCTCGTGGCCCGCAGCTCGAACGCCCGCCGTGAGCGGGAGACGAAGGAGATCACGATGATGCCGAGGATGAAGCAGGCGGCGATCTTCAGCCCCTCGGGGCGCTCGACGATGTTGACCGCCGTCGTCAGCACGAAGACCACGGCGGCGATGCCGAACCCGATGGTCCTGCCGCGCTGCTGCTTCCGGCGCGCCGACAGCATCACGGCCACGGACGCGGACGTGATGAGGGCGAGGACCCCGGTGGCGTAGGCGCCGCC
This window contains:
- the sucD gene encoding succinate--CoA ligase subunit alpha — its product is MSIYLNKDSRVIVQGITGGEGTKHTALMLKAGTQVVGGVNARKAGTTVTHGDVTLPVYGTVEEAKKETGADVSIVFVPPAFTKDAVVEAIEAGIGLVVVITEGVPVQDSAEFWALAQSKVDADGRQITRIIGPNCPGIITPGESLVGITPANITGKGGVGLVSKSGTLTYQMMFELRDLGFSTAIGIGGDPVIGTTHIDALAAFEADPETKAIVMIGEIGGDAEERAAEFIKANVTKPVVGYVAGFTAPEGKTMGHAGAIVSGSAGTAQAKKEALEAAGVKVGKTPSETAKLLREVYATL
- a CDS encoding sugar porter family MFS transporter: MSSLTRNGTAVTAVDDGHRQRRHLRRATWVATLGGLLFGFDTGVINGALPFMVDDLRLTAFTEGLVASSLVFGAAFGALAGGRLADAYGRRRMLMVLAAVFLGGTLGSALAPDVTVMVASRLVLGLAVGGASVLVPIFLAELSPAARRGQVVTRNELMIVTGQLLAFSSSAFLGSFFGDSHGIWRWMLVLATLPAIGLWIGMYFVPESPRWLAARGAFGSALRVLETLRPPAAAQGEFAALKALAVEDRGQDRASIRDLRQPWLRRIVVVGLGLAVIQQITGVNSIMYYGTRILEVAGFGTQAALTANIANGIISVAATFVGIWLLGRVGRRPMILVGQIGTTSALLAIGLVSLLVPEGTTRGFLVLALTVTFLAFQQGAISPVTWLMLSEIFPMRLRGLGMGAAVFVLWMVNFAVSLSFPILMDAIGISYTFFVFVVLGVAAIVFARRHIPETRGKSLEELEHQFKEAVDGRRR
- a CDS encoding zinc-dependent alcohol dehydrogenase family protein, translated to MRATIIHGPGDIRVEDRDYPSIIRPTDAVVKVTASCVCGSDLWPYRGVRPTKEPKAIGHEFVGVVESVGDDVRDVAVGDFVIAPFVDSCGTCPQCLNGVTVACDHLVGWGSTDEHGDFVQGAQGEAVRVPQADGTLRKVDGVTEPDAALTASLLTLSDVMSTGHHAAVSANVGPDSTVVVVGDGAVGLCGVLAAKRLGAGRIIAMSRHADRQELAREFGATDIVAERGDEGVEKVRELLGGVLADSVLECVGTKESMDQALRSTRPGGHLGFVGVPAGGPELPIGVLFAKNITVGGGMAPAHTYIPELLKDVLDGTINPGRVFDVEMPLEDAAEAYKAMDERRAIKVLLKP
- a CDS encoding SRPBCC family protein, with product MTTTPGTDSAYLISRERLIAAPADRIFEVLATPALHSVIDGSGTVRGEQPNGPARLSLGAKFGMDMTMGASYKILNRVVEFEEGRRIAWRHFSAHVWRYTLEPRDGGTLVREEWDGRAVRWRFVFRLTGFTRRHPASIEATLGKLEDYVLQQHDPA
- a CDS encoding S1C family serine protease codes for the protein MDEQDALDAYSAAVVRIAESTLPSVAAVSVRTARGAGAGSASVISTEGHLLTSAHVVAGAQRTEVAFGDGSVLPARVVGRDPLSDLAVLAAEGSTPPPVPWGDATRLRVGQLVVALGNPLGLAGSVTAGIVSALGRSLPTLSGRVVDEVIQTDAILNPGNSGGVLADSAGRMVGVNTAVAGIGLGLAVPINPTTREIIDALITRGRVRRAWLGVVGAQITLSPELAARVGSRTGMQVASVVAGSPAAGAGARAGDVVVSLDHAAVRSATGIQRLMVETAIGRRMEMTVWRNGALVDIVVHPEELRTP
- a CDS encoding VIT1/CCC1 transporter family protein yields the protein MNTPRNDPENTPARPPSRDDVKRWRQYLADERAEAATYRDLARRRTGEEREILLGLAEAEGRHEAHWLELLGDDAGRPLRPSVRNRLLGVLARRFGSVFVLALAQRAEGRSPYASEPSATSAMVADEQIHEEVVRGLATRGRNRLSGNFRAAVFGANDGLVSNLALVMGIGATGVSTSFILFSGLAGLLAGALSMGAGEYVSVRSQRELLSATRPTQITLTAAKELDIAANELVLVYRARGMTPAAAEHRASERLGLLGCDCDPSFSLQPEEDDAVDEHETVGTGLGAAASSFCFFASGAIIPVLPYLLGLSGMLAVVVACMLVGLALMATGAVVALLSGASPLRLALRQLGIGLGAAAVTYGLGLLFGTSVA